The following proteins are co-located in the Robbsia betulipollinis genome:
- the blaOXA gene encoding class D beta-lactamase produces the protein MHNGKRRFVSIFLAGCCITSAASAHTICMVVADAGTGRLLLREGDCTSRFTPASTFKIALSLMGYDAGFLKDEHTPVLPFQAGYPDWGGAAWRQPTDPTRWLAYSVVWYSQQVTRFLGMKRFADYTGAFHYGNADVSGDARHDGLTHAWIDSSLLISPLEQVDFLQNLVNRTLPVSAHAFDMTTRITEVARLPGGWDVHGKTGTGFPRKADGTDDEAHGWGWFVGWASKDDRTLVFARLIQDDASRPGELPAGGRARAAFLSEFATSFAPLGR, from the coding sequence GTGCACAACGGTAAACGACGTTTCGTCTCGATATTTCTGGCTGGCTGCTGCATCACGTCGGCGGCCTCCGCCCACACCATTTGCATGGTGGTCGCCGACGCTGGCACCGGCAGGCTGCTGCTGCGCGAAGGCGACTGCACCAGCCGTTTTACGCCCGCCTCCACGTTCAAGATCGCGCTCAGTCTCATGGGCTACGATGCGGGCTTTCTCAAGGATGAACATACCCCGGTGTTGCCTTTTCAAGCCGGTTACCCCGATTGGGGCGGCGCCGCGTGGCGGCAGCCGACCGATCCGACGCGCTGGCTAGCGTATTCGGTCGTCTGGTACTCACAGCAGGTGACACGCTTCCTCGGGATGAAGCGTTTCGCGGACTATACCGGGGCCTTCCACTATGGCAACGCCGACGTGTCCGGGGATGCCAGGCATGACGGACTGACCCATGCCTGGATCGATTCGTCGTTGCTGATATCACCGCTGGAACAAGTGGATTTTCTCCAAAATCTGGTGAATCGGACGCTGCCGGTGAGTGCTCACGCATTCGACATGACCACCCGGATCACCGAGGTAGCGCGCCTGCCTGGCGGTTGGGATGTCCATGGCAAGACCGGCACCGGCTTTCCGCGGAAAGCCGACGGCACGGATGACGAGGCACATGGCTGGGGCTGGTTCGTCGGCTGGGCATCGAAAGACGACCGGACGCTGGTGTTCGCGCGGCTGATTCAGGACGACGCGTCGCGTCCGGGTGAGTTGCCGGCGGGCGGCCGTGCGCGCGCGGCATTTTTGAGCGAATTCGCCACGTCGTTCGCGCCGTTGGGCCGATGA
- a CDS encoding flavin reductase family protein: MTHFKTVALEHASRLLNHGPTVLVTSADGARRNVMAAAWSMPVEFTPPRIAIVIDKQTFTRELMTASGMFGICIPGVAAVDLTFAVGSSSGRTVDKFARYGIVAASGPVLGVPVIETGCAAWLECRLIREPHTEEAYDTCFGEVVAAAADTRIFENGHWNVDESNGDLHTIHHLGAGKFVRASGMLSAAPL; this comes from the coding sequence ATGACCCACTTCAAAACCGTCGCCCTCGAACACGCCAGCCGCCTTCTCAACCACGGCCCAACCGTCCTGGTGACAAGCGCCGACGGCGCCCGCCGCAACGTGATGGCTGCCGCGTGGTCGATGCCGGTCGAATTCACGCCGCCGCGTATCGCCATCGTCATCGACAAGCAGACGTTCACAAGGGAATTGATGACCGCAAGCGGCATGTTCGGCATCTGCATTCCCGGCGTCGCGGCGGTCGATCTTACTTTTGCGGTAGGCAGCAGCAGCGGCAGGACCGTCGATAAATTCGCACGTTATGGCATTGTCGCGGCATCTGGTCCGGTGCTGGGCGTACCGGTCATCGAGACGGGTTGCGCGGCCTGGCTGGAATGCCGATTGATTCGCGAGCCGCATACCGAGGAGGCGTACGACACCTGCTTCGGCGAGGTCGTGGCAGCCGCCGCGGATACGCGGATCTTCGAAAACGGCCATTGGAACGTCGACGAGTCGAATGGCGACCTGCATACGATTCATCACCTGGGCGCAGGCAAGTTCGTGCGGGCGTCCGGCATGCTGTCCGCCGCGCCGCTATAG
- a CDS encoding DMT family transporter: MSKQNRLPLLSDVLLLAVAMVWGSSYGVVKGALAVYPVLGLLALRFGLTFVLLAPALRPLRHADARAWRGVLGAGGLLLGVFLAETFGVLLTRAANAAFLISLSVVLTPLVEWRLLGRRPGRMECGAAGLSLLGAWLLADDGGWRFHGGDALILVAALLRALNVCVSKRVMRDATLPPLSVTAVQSGVVALGSTTIALLFAPGQWRHVPSFTTHGTFWVSVVYLVLACTLFAFFVQNHAIKRSSPTRVALLMGSEPAFGALFACLWLGERISATAWIGGGMIVFASLLATVRWRRSVPHDTTHRVPIPDQA, encoded by the coding sequence ATGTCGAAGCAAAACCGTCTGCCGCTACTGTCCGATGTCCTGCTGCTCGCCGTCGCGATGGTCTGGGGAAGCAGCTATGGGGTGGTCAAAGGTGCCCTCGCGGTCTATCCCGTGCTGGGCCTGCTGGCGCTGCGTTTCGGCCTGACCTTCGTGCTGCTGGCGCCCGCGCTGCGTCCGCTGCGTCATGCCGACGCGCGGGCGTGGCGAGGCGTCCTGGGCGCGGGCGGGCTGTTGCTCGGGGTGTTTCTGGCGGAGACCTTCGGCGTGCTGCTGACGCGTGCCGCCAATGCGGCGTTTCTGATCAGCCTCAGCGTGGTGTTGACGCCGCTGGTGGAGTGGCGGCTGCTGGGGCGCAGACCGGGTCGCATGGAATGCGGGGCGGCCGGGCTGTCGCTGCTGGGCGCGTGGCTGCTTGCCGACGATGGCGGATGGCGCTTTCATGGGGGAGACGCGCTGATCCTGGTCGCGGCGCTACTGCGCGCGCTGAACGTGTGCGTGTCCAAGCGGGTCATGCGGGATGCGACGCTGCCGCCGTTGTCGGTCACGGCGGTACAGTCCGGCGTCGTGGCGCTTGGCAGCACGACGATCGCGCTCCTGTTCGCACCGGGACAGTGGCGGCACGTTCCATCCTTCACGACGCACGGGACTTTCTGGGTGAGCGTGGTGTATCTTGTTTTGGCCTGCACACTGTTCGCCTTCTTCGTTCAAAACCATGCGATCAAGCGCAGTAGTCCGACGCGTGTGGCGTTGTTGATGGGCAGCGAACCGGCGTTCGGGGCGCTGTTCGCCTGCTTGTGGCTGGGCGAAAGAATATCGGCCACGGCATGGATCGGCGGTGGAATGATCGTTTTCGCTTCGCTGCTCGCGACGGTGCGGTGGCGCAGGTCGGTCCCGCACGATACGACCCATCGCGTTCCGATACCCGATCAGGCGTGA
- a CDS encoding LysR family transcriptional regulator: MTPTERFALFPDMAVFARVVEAGNFSMAARQLGTTPSTVSRQIKRLEDALGTRLLERSTRKVRVTESGELVARHCRDMVGAASAAIDAAGALAGRPQGKVRISAPTAFAKTVIHPLVPGFLQTYADVDLQLRYADEDVDPLDDDIDLVIRLTDHPPPGLAGRRLGSVRWLLCAAPAYLQARGTPDHPRALVGHDCLYLGETADDHRWRFRRGKETHTVEVRGRYVANHAGARLDAAQQGFGIANLPEFTAAGALQRGELVTVLGDWELAARAYVGAIWLLYSPNRFLPPKVRVLIDYLVARMGGDADRLGFA, from the coding sequence ATGACGCCAACGGAACGCTTCGCGCTGTTCCCCGACATGGCCGTCTTCGCCCGCGTGGTCGAGGCCGGCAACTTCTCGATGGCCGCGCGTCAGCTCGGCACGACACCCTCCACCGTCAGTCGGCAGATCAAACGCCTGGAAGACGCCCTGGGCACGCGTTTGCTCGAGCGTTCGACGCGCAAGGTGCGCGTGACGGAATCCGGAGAACTCGTCGCGCGCCACTGTCGTGACATGGTCGGCGCGGCATCGGCCGCCATCGACGCGGCTGGCGCGCTCGCCGGCCGGCCGCAGGGAAAAGTCCGCATCAGCGCGCCGACCGCGTTCGCGAAAACCGTCATCCATCCCCTCGTCCCGGGTTTTTTACAGACCTATGCGGACGTCGACCTGCAATTGCGTTATGCGGATGAGGACGTCGATCCGCTAGATGACGACATCGACCTGGTCATCCGCCTGACGGACCACCCGCCTCCCGGACTGGCCGGGCGACGGCTCGGGTCGGTACGCTGGCTGCTCTGCGCCGCGCCGGCCTATCTCCAGGCACGCGGCACGCCGGATCACCCGCGGGCCCTGGTCGGCCATGACTGCCTGTACCTGGGCGAAACCGCCGACGACCATCGCTGGCGGTTTCGTCGTGGCAAGGAAACGCACACGGTCGAGGTACGTGGGCGGTATGTCGCCAATCATGCGGGCGCGCGACTCGACGCCGCGCAACAAGGGTTCGGTATCGCGAACCTGCCGGAATTCACCGCGGCAGGGGCCTTACAGCGCGGGGAACTGGTGACGGTGCTGGGCGACTGGGAACTGGCGGCGCGCGCGTACGTGGGCGCGATATGGCTGCTGTATTCGCCCAATCGATTTTTGCCGCCGAAGGTGCGGGTGTTGATCGATTATCTCGTCGCGCGCATGGGCGGTGATGCCGATCGCCTGGGCTTTGCGTAA